In Desulfobacter hydrogenophilus, the genomic stretch AACCGAGCAATATTTTAACGATACCAATGCTGATCTTCTGGCCAAAATACCGGATACGGACGGCAAAGTATGGCACAGGATGGGGGATCTGGGCTGGAAGGATTCAAAGGGTAGAATCTGGTTTTGCGGCAGAAAGGCCCACCGGATTGAAACCGGAAAAGAGACTTTGTTTACTATCCCCGTGGAAGCCATATTCAATAATCATGAAAAGGTTTACCGCAGTGCGCTCACAGGTGTCGGGCCCAAAAACCGTCAGATGCCCGTGGTGTTTGTGGAGCCTTTTGAGAAAATATCCGATGAAAAACAATTTATTCAGGAACTGTCTGATCTGGCCGGCAAAAATCCTTTGACCGCCGGTATTGAATACATTTTCATTGAGTACAAATTTCCTGTGGATATCCGGCACAACTCCAAAATTTTCAGGGAAAAACTGGCGATCAAGGCCCGGGAGTTAATTACAGGATAAGATACCGGTTATTAGAAGATGAGATACAGATACATCAACTCCCAAATCGGTCCTTTGATGCTGGCCGGCCACACAACGCTTGAACTTATCCGTTTTCCGGTCAAAGGTAAAAAAAAGGCGCCTGAAATAGGTTGGGTAGAGGACAACACCAGATTTCCCGATGCCGTATTCCAACTGGCGCAATATTTTGAAGGCCGGTTAAAACAATTTGACCTTGATCTTCAGCCCATAGGAACGGATTTCCAGAAACAGGTCTGGCAGGCGCTTTTAACTATTCCTTACGGGACCACGGTGACCTATGGTGAGATCGCCAAACGAATTCATAACCCCAAAGCCTTCAGAGCCGTGGGCCTTGCCAACAGGTGTAACCCCATCCCCATCATTATTCCCTGCCATCGTGTGATCGGCAAAAATGGTAAATTAACCGGATTTGCCGGCGGCCTTGGCATCAAACAAGCTCTTCTGGATCTGGAAAAATCCTGAAATCAAAAGGCCTATAAAAGGACATTTCCGGACAGATTTTTTTTAATGTCTATTTCAGGACAAAGGACCAAGCGCATCAACGGCTGCCATGCACACGGCCACGGATGATTGGGGATGTTCGGCTGAAAATGCCGTATCTTCTTTTAAAAATGTTGCACGCCAATTGGTTTCGGTCATGCTTTTGGGGCACAGATCTTTTAACTGAAAGGTAAATCCTTTGGTTTCTAGAATCCCGGCAAGTTCCATGGCTGCATTAATATTATAGACAGCCTGGTTTGGAACGGACTCACCGAGAAGCTGTTTTAGTTGTTCTTCTATATTTTCAACTGCAGATTCGGACATTATATTCTCCCATACGACGGTGGTTTACGTTTTTCATAAGGACCGCAGATTAAATAAGTTGGGCAGAAATAACGCCGAATTTTGGTTCATCTACAAGGCGCATTAAAGGTTGAATAGCAGGCCCTATTGGGCCTTTGATGCAACGAAGTCGATGGGCCAAAAGGCAAACTATTTCGTTCAAGTTATTTAATCTGCGGTCCTAAGGATGCAGCATCATCCATTGCTCAACTGGTTTATAGATTGTACGCCTAATCCGGGGGTGGTGAAAAGGAATTTCTGGTTTTAGAATGGGAATTGACATATTCAGAATAAGTCAAAATAGCCAGACACGGTGTATTGCCGATTAGAATAAACTTACCGTGGTTTTTTTGACTTGCCTGGAAAAACTTCAGCATTTATAGTATTTATTTATTGTTTTAATTGCATTTTCTAATAAAAAGTAAGGAGAAAAAATGAAACAGGTATTCAAACTGTTCCCGTGTTTTATAGTATTGTCCATAATTGCGTTTACCGCAGGCATTGTATGTGCGTCCGAGCTTGACGCATTCAAGGGTGAAAAGGGGGTGTTGCGCATCGCCGGGGGCACGGCCCACATCCCTGTCATGAAAGAGGTGGCCAAGCGAATTATGAAAATGAATTCTGATATCCAGATTACCATTGCCGGCGGCGGATCCGGTGCCGGGATTAAACAAGTGGGAGAGGGCCTGGTGGACATCGGCAACTCCGGTCGTAAACCCACGGATGAAGAAATTTCTAAATATAATCTTTCCATGTATAAATGGGCCATTGACGGTGTGGGCACGGTGGTCCACCCGTCCAATCCGGTCAAGGCCCTTTCCGGCGAACAGCTCAAAGGTATTTATGCCGGAAAAATCGTAAACTGGAATGAACTTGGCGGTGAAGACCGGCCCATCAACATTTATACAAGGGACAATGCTTCCGGTACCCGTGATGTATTCTGGAAAAAAGCCCTGGGCAAAGGGGATATTTCCGAGAAAGCCAATTTTGTTGCTTCCAATGGTGCCATGAAGGCGGCCGTCACCAATAATCCCTATGCCATTGGATATGTTTCCGTGGGGTACATGGATGAAACGGTTGCACCGATTGCCCTGGACGGGGTTATTCCTACTCTGAAAACAGTTCAGTCCGGCGAATACATGGTTGCCAGAGGCCTTTTCAGCAATACCAAAGGCGAATATACAGGGCTTGCCAAAAAGCTGATTACCTACCTGCTCAGTCCCGAAGGCCAAAAAATTGTTTCTGACATGGGATTCATTCCTGTTAACTAATGTCGTTGAAGGATAAATGTGCACCGGCTGTTTTTGCGGGTGCATCTTTTTTGTGCGCGGCTGTGACCCTCTGTGTTTTAGGTTTCATGGTTATGCTGAGTCTGCCTGTCCTTGAAAGTGGCATGCTCTGGAAAATTTTGACCGATTCCTGGTCTCCAGACCATGGTCGGTTCGGCATACTGGCCATGATTGCAGGCACCTTTTACATCGCCTCTTTAAGTCTTGTCATCAGTTTTCCTATCAGTCTTGGGTGCTCATTTTTTATGCAGATTACCCATAAGGGGATAGCAGGTCGGTTACTCAAAAAATTTGTCCAGTTCATGACTGCCATTCCCACAGTGATTTACGGGTTTGTGGGGGTGTTTCTACTGGTTCCCCTGGTCCGGGATCTATTTTCCCATGGATCAGGTATGAGCATATTAACTGCGGCCATTATGCTTGGCCTGCTCATTTCCCCCACCATGATTCTGTTTTTTTGTGCAAGCTTTGAACGCGTGCCTAAAATTTATACGGATGCCGTGGATTCCCTTGGGGCAACTTCTTTTCAGAAACTGTTGTACGTGGTTTTACCCCAGGCATGGCCCGGTGTTTTGACCGGGTTGATTCTGGCCTTTGGCCGGGCCATGGGAGATACCCTGGTGGCCCTGATGCTCAGCGGAAACAGTGTCATGCTGCCGACTTCCGTCTTGGATTCGGCCCGGACACTGACCGCCCACATTGCCATGATCATTGCTGCGGATTTTGACAGTATTGAATTTAAGACCATATTTGTCAGCGGTGCGGTCCTGTATCTGATGACAGGTTTGGGGATTTTTTTGGCACGCATCTCCGGCCGAAGGATGGAATAATGTCACAACACTTACCTGACAGGCTTTTATCCGTTTTTTCCTGGCTCTGTGCCTTGGTGCTCACAGCTGGCGTTTCCATCATTATTGGATTTTTGATCCTGAAAGGGGGGCGGTCCCTGAATCTGGATCTCATTTTTGCAGACACCCGTCCCTGGGATGCCATCCTGCTTAAACGTCAGGTGTTCGGCGGCCTGTTTCCAGCCATTGCCGGAACTTTCCTGCTGATCCTGCTGTCCGTGGGGATTGCTCTGCCCCTGGGACTTTGTGCCGGAATTTATCTGGCTGAATATGCATCGTCAAAGGCCAGGAACGTTTTTGGCTTTATAGTGGATCTTCTTGCTGGAATCCCTTCCATTGTCGTGGGGCTATTCGGCTTTTCCATTACTATTTTTCTGCACCATTTTTACAACAGTCGAATTTATCCGTGTTTGTTGATTTCAGCCCTGTCCCTTGCATTTCTCGTGCTGCCCTATATCATCAAAACCACCCAGGGGGCCATTGACAGAATACCACTTTTAACCCGACTCACCGCACCGGGGTTAGGTGCCACAAAATTGCAGAATGTAGTGTTGGTTCTGCTGCCTTTGGCCCTTTCAGACATTGTTTCCGGTGTAGTCCTTGCCATTGGGCGATGTGCCGAGGATACGGCCGTAATTATGCTCACCGGCGTGGTGGCCACCGCAGGTGTTCCCAAATCCCTTTTTTCCAGTTTTGAAGCCCTGCCATTTTATATCTATTATACGGCATCGGAATACACAGGTCCCGCAGAACTGGTGAAAGGATACGGTGCCGCCCTTATTCTGCTTTTGATCTGTTCAATGCTTTTTGTATTTGCCCATCTCATAAAAAGGCTGATTGATCGCAGGGCAGGAATAATGATGTAGGAATCAAAATATGCAAAATCCGATTAAAATAAAAATCAGACATCTTTATTTTTATTACAAGACCCGGACCATCCTGGAAAATATCAATATTGATATTCATGCCAATACTATAACCTCTATTACCGGGCCGTCAGGGCAGGGAAAATCCTCATTTCTAACCATATTAAACCGGCTTTGCCACAACATGGACGGCGCAAGGGTTGACGGACAGGTAACCATTGATTTCGGCAACGGATTTGAGGATATTTTTCAAAAAAATTATGCGCTGCCTGAATTGAGAAAAAGGGTGGGGATGGTATTCCAGGCACCCAACCCCTTGCCCGTGAGCATTTACAAAAACGTGACCTTCCCTTTGAAACTTGCCGGAAAAAAGAATAAGGACAGTATTCGGGAAAAGGTGAAAAATGCCCTTGAACATGCTTTTTTGTGGGATGAGGTCAAGGACAGACTGTCCGATGATGCACGCCTTCTTTCAGGCGGCCAGCAGCAGCGGCTTTGCCTGGCAAGATCTCTTGTTCTGGACCCCCAGGTACTGCTGCTGGACGAGCCTACCTCCAGCCTGGATGAAACGTCGGTCCAGGTCATTGAGGAGCTGTTGGCTCGGTTAAAAAACAGATGTACGATCATAATGGTTTCCCATTATATGGACCAGGTTAAACGTGTTGCCGATCAGCAGTTTATTTTACGTGATCGGCAATTGAAACCTGGATAGGGCATCGGTTTTAATCGGGCAACAAATCATAAAAATACATCATGGCATCGGACCGGGTGATGATGCCGATGATTTTTCCCTCTTTCATGACCGGAATTCTTCCGATATCATGCCGGATCATGAGGCGGGCCGATTCAAAGGCACTTTTATCATATTCAATGGTAACCAATTTTCGGCTCATAATGGCTTTAATCGGGGACTGCATCTGATTTGACTTTTTGACTTTTCTAAAATCACGTCTTGAAACAACGCCCACAAGATTATCGTCGTCGTCCACAACAGGCATGCCCGAACATCCCATTTCGCGAAGCATCATGGCCACATCACCCACAGGAGTGTCTTCTTTTACTGTCACCACAGGGTAGGACATAATATCGGAGAGCATGACCGAGGAATATTGGTTGCCCTTGAGCAATTCCAGGACGGTTTCTAATAATGCATCCGGATTCGCACCCTTGACCAGGGCCGAGCCGGCGCCGGGATGGCCTCCACCGCCAATCGATCGCATAAGCACGCCAATGTTGATTTCATCTACCCCGCTTCTGCCGATTACCATACATTTGTCTTTTTTTATGTCCCTGAATATACCTATGGCCACATCTACATTCATCAATTCCCGGTACATCTGCATCACCATGGCCAGATTTTCCACCCGACTGTAAATTTCTACCCGGGAGACACTCAGTGAAAAGCCGTTAACCTCACTTCGTTCTGCCTGCCGTATCATGTCAAAGAGGATTTCTTTTTGTTTTTTGCCGTATGCCGGTTGCAAAAAGGTGCCCAGGATATTGAGATCAGCTTTGCGGTCCAGCAGAAAACCTGCGGCATAGGCGTCCTCGGGACGAGTAGACGGATAGGACAGGTGACCTGTATCCTCGTAAAGGCCGATTAGAAACAATGTCGCCTGAATCGGGGTGATCAATTTCCGTTCTTTTTCGATTTGTTGAACAAACAGGGTTACTGCAGCTCCTGTCTGAGAGAGATGCGATTCCCGGGCGTCAATATCCCCGTCTTCGTGGTGGTCCCAGACAATGATATCAAGGTCTGACTTTTCGGATAAAGCGCTTAATCGCTGGTCCAGGCGGGACCATGAGTGGGTGTCTACGCAGATAAGGGTATCTACAGTATCCAGGTCCACCTCTTTGGGTGTCCACAAATTAAGAAGATCTTTGTGAATGGCTAAAAAATTTTTAAGGTTTGCATTAATTGTCCCGGGAAGGACTGGCCTGGCATCCGGATATATGATGGTGGCTGCGACAAGGCATGCCAGTGCATCAAAATCAGAACCTTTATGTGTGGTGATGATCTTCATAGGGCCTCTTTGTTGTGGCAAGTGTTTTCATCAGGGGGTTGATCCATTTTACATCCTTTCCGTATACTATATAATCATTATTCGATAGTGCCTCAACTTTTATCGTGTTAAAATCTAAATTTCGCCAGGTTCGGGATGTATTCAAATCATTATTTGCCGTCAAGAAAATTAAGGCGGTTGTGGTCAGGTATCGTACCGTTTCCATAAGGCAAGGTCATTGGCGAAGAAACCTACGAACATATTTTTGACAAGGGATTTCGGTGCAGATCCAGCCTTTTTGCAGGATATCGGGATGGAATCCAAGGGGCTGGAATTTTCCAAATATATTACCAAGGCATGACAAAGCCTGGTTGATTTTTCTGGATATGGTTCACAACTTCATATCCACCTTTGAAAACAAGGCTGAAGCCTCGGACTGGTTCCCTATGCTCAGCACCTGGTTCGGTCTGTGCAAACTGCCTTTAATTCCAGAATGCCATATCGTTAATAAAATTTCTTTGGGAAAATTTAACTTTATAGGAGTTGTTACATGTTTTTTTGAGAGAAATTCATAGGGGAGTTTGCATTTTGCCTGCTATTTGATAATCTGTGCCGGAGAATATTAAAAATGAAGATGGATAAAATTTTTACATTAGTAATTGCTATGATATTAGGGTGTTATCTTTATAATAGGTTTTTTGTCGGTTGGTCAGACGTTTGTCGGTTGCGTCTATGTTGGGAATGGCTGCCATTTTCGGGTTTGCAGAGCCGGGGCTTGCATGCCAATCCGGCCTTGACTTTAGTGTGCACACCCTGGCATCGAAGGTTCTTGGAAAAACAGCACTAATTATGCGATCCAGGGGCGTTTACGGGGATATGAACCGCAAATTTGACCGGGTGAGCAAAACAAATCTCATTTGCAGCAAATGAAATGGATTGGCAATAACATATAAAAAATTTTTAAAGCAGGAAAAATGAATCAGGACACAAAAAAAGAGAACATGATCACCCGTCAGGCCTTTTATATTTCCATTCTGATTTCCCTGACACTGGGATTTTTGATGGGCACTGCATATACATCGCTTAAGCTGGCGGATTCAAAACAGCCGGGCATAGGACAGATGCCGCCGGCCATGATGGGGAATACGCCAAAAGGGATGCCTGGGCCTGAAAAAAGGGCTGGCGGAAATCAGAAACCTGGCCTTGCGGCCATGGCAGATCCACAAATCAAGGAATTGCAGGCGTTTTTAAAAGAAAATCCCGATAATGCGCAAGCCTGGATTAAACTGGGCAATGCTTTTTTTGATCTGGACCGTTTTGGGGATGCCATCAATGCCTATGAAAAATCTTTGTCTATTGAGCCGGACCATCCACATGTCCTCACGGACCTTGGGGTGATGTATCGACGGAACAATGAACCGGAAAAAGCTTTAAAAGCCTTTAGCAAGGCCGTTGTTCTTCAGCCTGATTTTGAAATTGCCTGGTTTAACAAGGGCATTGTCTATATGCACGATCTCAATGATATCC encodes the following:
- a CDS encoding methylated-DNA--[protein]-cysteine S-methyltransferase, with amino-acid sequence MRYRYINSQIGPLMLAGHTTLELIRFPVKGKKKAPEIGWVEDNTRFPDAVFQLAQYFEGRLKQFDLDLQPIGTDFQKQVWQALLTIPYGTTVTYGEIAKRIHNPKAFRAVGLANRCNPIPIIIPCHRVIGKNGKLTGFAGGLGIKQALLDLEKS
- a CDS encoding phosphate ABC transporter substrate-binding protein, whose protein sequence is MKQVFKLFPCFIVLSIIAFTAGIVCASELDAFKGEKGVLRIAGGTAHIPVMKEVAKRIMKMNSDIQITIAGGGSGAGIKQVGEGLVDIGNSGRKPTDEEISKYNLSMYKWAIDGVGTVVHPSNPVKALSGEQLKGIYAGKIVNWNELGGEDRPINIYTRDNASGTRDVFWKKALGKGDISEKANFVASNGAMKAAVTNNPYAIGYVSVGYMDETVAPIALDGVIPTLKTVQSGEYMVARGLFSNTKGEYTGLAKKLITYLLSPEGQKIVSDMGFIPVN
- a CDS encoding PstC family ABC transporter permease; protein product: MLSLPVLESGMLWKILTDSWSPDHGRFGILAMIAGTFYIASLSLVISFPISLGCSFFMQITHKGIAGRLLKKFVQFMTAIPTVIYGFVGVFLLVPLVRDLFSHGSGMSILTAAIMLGLLISPTMILFFCASFERVPKIYTDAVDSLGATSFQKLLYVVLPQAWPGVLTGLILAFGRAMGDTLVALMLSGNSVMLPTSVLDSARTLTAHIAMIIAADFDSIEFKTIFVSGAVLYLMTGLGIFLARISGRRME
- a CDS encoding PstA family ABC transporter permease → MSQHLPDRLLSVFSWLCALVLTAGVSIIIGFLILKGGRSLNLDLIFADTRPWDAILLKRQVFGGLFPAIAGTFLLILLSVGIALPLGLCAGIYLAEYASSKARNVFGFIVDLLAGIPSIVVGLFGFSITIFLHHFYNSRIYPCLLISALSLAFLVLPYIIKTTQGAIDRIPLLTRLTAPGLGATKLQNVVLVLLPLALSDIVSGVVLAIGRCAEDTAVIMLTGVVATAGVPKSLFSSFEALPFYIYYTASEYTGPAELVKGYGAALILLLICSMLFVFAHLIKRLIDRRAGIMM
- a CDS encoding phosphate ABC transporter ATP-binding protein; its protein translation is MQNPIKIKIRHLYFYYKTRTILENINIDIHANTITSITGPSGQGKSSFLTILNRLCHNMDGARVDGQVTIDFGNGFEDIFQKNYALPELRKRVGMVFQAPNPLPVSIYKNVTFPLKLAGKKNKDSIREKVKNALEHAFLWDEVKDRLSDDARLLSGGQQQRLCLARSLVLDPQVLLLDEPTSSLDETSVQVIEELLARLKNRCTIIMVSHYMDQVKRVADQQFILRDRQLKPG
- a CDS encoding CBS domain-containing protein, whose protein sequence is MKIITTHKGSDFDALACLVAATIIYPDARPVLPGTINANLKNFLAIHKDLLNLWTPKEVDLDTVDTLICVDTHSWSRLDQRLSALSEKSDLDIIVWDHHEDGDIDARESHLSQTGAAVTLFVQQIEKERKLITPIQATLFLIGLYEDTGHLSYPSTRPEDAYAAGFLLDRKADLNILGTFLQPAYGKKQKEILFDMIRQAERSEVNGFSLSVSRVEIYSRVENLAMVMQMYRELMNVDVAIGIFRDIKKDKCMVIGRSGVDEINIGVLMRSIGGGGHPGAGSALVKGANPDALLETVLELLKGNQYSSVMLSDIMSYPVVTVKEDTPVGDVAMMLREMGCSGMPVVDDDDNLVGVVSRRDFRKVKKSNQMQSPIKAIMSRKLVTIEYDKSAFESARLMIRHDIGRIPVMKEGKIIGIITRSDAMMYFYDLLPD
- a CDS encoding tetratricopeptide repeat protein, which translates into the protein MNQDTKKENMITRQAFYISILISLTLGFLMGTAYTSLKLADSKQPGIGQMPPAMMGNTPKGMPGPEKRAGGNQKPGLAAMADPQIKELQAFLKENPDNAQAWIKLGNAFFDLDRFGDAINAYEKSLSIEPDHPHVLTDLGVMYRRNNEPEKALKAFSKAVVLQPDFEIAWFNKGIVYMHDLNDIPKAIEAWEQLVKVNPTAQTSGGTLVSELIEKLKTKGR